One region of Variovorax sp. J2L1-78 genomic DNA includes:
- the ampD gene encoding 1,6-anhydro-N-acetylmuramyl-L-alanine amidase AmpD, which yields MSDAGPATSDLWQDGWLRSANRLPSPNFGPRPPGAHIDLIVLHSISLPPGRYGGDEVQRLFTNRLDWDAHPYFQQIRGAEVSSHFYVRRDGALWQFVSCDARAWHAGASAWRGRGNCNDDSVGIELEGLEGQTFEAAQYATLAALCPAIAQRYPIGFVAGHEHIAPGRKHDPGAGFEWARLQADTGWPSAMFPPPVLPQTANR from the coding sequence ATGAGTGACGCTGGCCCAGCCACTTCAGACCTCTGGCAGGACGGCTGGCTGCGCAGCGCAAACCGTCTGCCCTCGCCGAATTTCGGCCCGCGGCCGCCGGGCGCGCACATCGACCTGATCGTGCTGCATTCCATCAGCCTGCCGCCCGGCCGGTATGGCGGCGACGAAGTGCAGCGGCTCTTCACCAACCGGCTCGACTGGGATGCGCATCCGTACTTCCAGCAGATCCGCGGCGCCGAAGTCTCGTCGCACTTCTATGTGCGGCGCGACGGCGCGCTCTGGCAGTTCGTGAGCTGCGACGCGCGCGCCTGGCACGCCGGCGCCTCGGCCTGGCGCGGCCGCGGCAACTGCAACGACGACTCCGTCGGCATCGAGCTCGAAGGCCTGGAAGGCCAGACCTTCGAGGCGGCGCAGTACGCCACCCTCGCCGCGCTCTGCCCGGCGATCGCGCAGCGCTACCCCATCGGCTTCGTCGCCGGCCACGAACACATCGCGCCGGGGCGCAAGCACGACCCCGGTGCGGGCTTCGAGTGGGCGCGCCTGCAGGCCGACACCGGGTGGCCGAGCGCGATGTTTCCGCCGCCGGTCTTGCCACAGACAGCGAACCGCTAA
- a CDS encoding sigma-54-dependent transcriptional regulator, whose product MSTPNPSAPRIAQILVVDDEPDLRTLYELTLLREGYRVEAAGNVAEAEKHLQAERFDVVITDMRLPDGLGMEILQRIHREQRSERCIVMTAYGSAENAVEALKAGAFDYLTKPVDLKQFRGVVASAVQAQLASARPSAPSTGTVDPARSIESTVGGNGNAALARLVGDSEPMRLVKSRIAKVARGMAPVLVRGESGTGKELVARAVHACSQRSDGPFVAVNCGAIPENLLEAEFFGARKGSYTGSAADRDGYFQAARGGTLFLDEIGDLPLAMQSKLLRAIQERSVRPIGSTQEDAVDVRIVSATHKDLQAEVQTGRFRQDLFYRLNVIEIAVPALRDRREDLPALCAALLARIAHDAGMDVPVLSPAVIDSLAAHPLQGNVRELENLLHRAVALNDGDELHLDFEPSNIAPLERVSDLAPLSIAAPPPAPPPPPAAALAVAPIPAHVDAPPAVPADLQTYLDQQEREILVRALRESGFNRTAAAARLGLSLRQIRYRIARLGIGTPNGNDDAGGDE is encoded by the coding sequence GTGAGCACTCCGAACCCGTCCGCGCCGCGCATTGCACAGATCCTGGTCGTCGACGACGAGCCCGACCTGCGCACCCTGTACGAACTGACGTTGCTGCGCGAGGGCTACCGCGTCGAAGCCGCCGGCAACGTGGCCGAGGCGGAAAAGCACCTGCAGGCCGAGCGCTTCGACGTGGTCATCACCGACATGCGCCTGCCGGACGGGCTGGGCATGGAAATTCTCCAGCGCATCCACCGCGAGCAGCGCAGCGAGCGATGCATCGTGATGACGGCCTACGGTTCTGCCGAGAACGCGGTCGAGGCGCTGAAGGCCGGCGCCTTCGACTACCTCACCAAGCCGGTCGACCTGAAGCAGTTCCGCGGTGTCGTGGCGTCGGCGGTGCAGGCACAGCTCGCGTCGGCACGCCCCAGTGCGCCGTCCACCGGCACCGTCGACCCCGCACGCAGCATCGAATCGACCGTCGGCGGGAACGGCAATGCCGCACTGGCCCGGCTGGTCGGCGACTCCGAGCCGATGCGCCTGGTCAAGTCGCGCATCGCCAAGGTGGCGCGCGGCATGGCGCCGGTGCTGGTGCGCGGCGAATCGGGCACCGGCAAGGAACTGGTCGCACGCGCCGTGCATGCCTGCAGCCAGCGCAGCGACGGCCCCTTCGTCGCCGTCAACTGCGGCGCCATTCCCGAGAACCTGCTCGAAGCGGAATTCTTCGGCGCGCGCAAGGGCTCGTACACCGGCTCCGCGGCCGACCGCGACGGCTACTTCCAGGCAGCCCGGGGCGGCACGCTGTTCCTCGACGAGATCGGCGACCTGCCACTGGCGATGCAGTCCAAGCTGCTGCGCGCCATCCAGGAGCGCAGCGTGCGGCCGATCGGCTCGACGCAGGAAGACGCCGTCGACGTGCGCATCGTCAGCGCCACCCACAAGGACCTGCAGGCCGAGGTGCAGACGGGCCGCTTCCGGCAGGATCTGTTCTACCGGCTCAACGTGATCGAGATCGCCGTGCCGGCCCTGCGCGACCGGCGCGAGGACCTGCCCGCGCTGTGCGCCGCGCTGCTCGCGCGCATCGCGCACGACGCGGGCATGGACGTGCCGGTGCTGTCGCCGGCGGTGATCGACAGCCTGGCCGCCCACCCGCTGCAGGGCAACGTGCGCGAACTCGAGAACCTGCTGCACCGCGCGGTGGCCCTCAACGACGGCGACGAACTGCACCTGGACTTCGAGCCGAGCAACATCGCACCGCTCGAGCGCGTGTCCGACCTCGCGCCGCTATCGATCGCTGCACCGCCCCCGGCACCACCGCCGCCACCGGCCGCGGCCTTGGCGGTTGCGCCGATACCCGCGCACGTGGACGCGCCACCGGCCGTGCCCGCCGACCTGCAGACCTACCTCGACCAGCAGGAGCGCGAGATCCTCGTGCGTGCCCTGCGCGAGAGCGGCTTCAACCGCACCGCCGCGGCCGCGCGGCTCGGCCTGAGCCTGCGGCAGATCCGCTACCGCATTGCGCGGCTGGGTATCGGCACGCCCAACGGCAACGACGACGCCGGCGGCGATGAGTGA